A genome region from Tolypothrix sp. PCC 7712 includes the following:
- a CDS encoding transposase family protein — MLNIERALKQDRLLRAMTGLNRKAFETLLPTFSTIYDKQVRDSPRKRAFGGGRKARLCSPQDKLFYILFYFKCYPTFDLAGLLFDIDRAQAHYWMHRLQPILEEALGEKKVLPERKLNSIEDFMERFSGVERIMIDGTERPIQRPQDPDQQKLNYSGKKRRHTRKHLAAVDQCQRVLVLSKAREGKLHDKRFHDEEDIALSIPDEIPIEVDLGFLGLQKQYVNIRIPHKKPKGGELSQEQKAANRELSQERVVCENAFAGVKRYRAVSAVYRNHIQDFDDHLMLTAAGLWNFYLMAA, encoded by the coding sequence ATGCTGAACATCGAACGGGCATTAAAACAAGATAGGCTGTTACGGGCAATGACTGGATTGAACCGGAAAGCTTTTGAAACACTTTTGCCAACGTTTAGCACAATATATGACAAACAAGTGCGCGATTCACCCCGTAAGAGAGCATTTGGAGGAGGGCGCAAAGCTAGGTTATGCAGTCCTCAAGACAAATTATTCTACATCCTGTTTTACTTCAAGTGTTACCCGACGTTTGATTTAGCAGGATTGTTATTCGATATTGACCGCGCCCAAGCTCACTACTGGATGCATCGTTTACAACCAATATTAGAAGAGGCTTTGGGTGAGAAGAAGGTACTGCCGGAGCGCAAACTCAACAGCATTGAGGATTTTATGGAACGGTTCTCAGGAGTTGAGCGGATCATGATTGATGGTACAGAACGCCCAATTCAACGTCCTCAAGATCCAGACCAACAAAAACTAAATTACTCCGGTAAAAAGCGGCGACATACTCGCAAGCATTTAGCGGCAGTAGATCAGTGTCAACGTGTGTTGGTGTTGAGTAAGGCGCGTGAAGGGAAACTACACGATAAAAGATTTCATGACGAAGAAGACATTGCTCTTAGCATTCCTGACGAGATTCCAATTGAAGTGGATTTAGGGTTTCTTGGGCTTCAAAAGCAGTATGTCAATATCCGCATTCCACATAAGAAACCCAAAGGTGGAGAATTATCACAGGAGCAAAAAGCAGCTAATAGGGAATTGAGCCAAGAGCGTGTGGTGTGTGAGAATGCCTTTGCTGGGGTGAAACGTTATCGTGCAGTCAGCGCGGTTTATCGTAATCACATTCAAGATTTTGACGATCATTTAATGTTGACTGCTGCTGGATTATGGAACTTTTACTTGATGGCAGCATGA
- a CDS encoding lactate racemase domain-containing protein codes for MMYSLDIIDGTLADEQVAELVHAALTDPQLDGKRILVLIPDGTRTAPIPQMFRLLHQELGKRVAALDYLIALGTHNPMSELQINRLVGVTPQERETTFKKVQIFNHLWHLPETFISYGVIPSAEIAEISNGMLNQAVEVRVNKLVTEYDLIMICGPVFPHEVVGFSGGNKYFFPGIGGQEVIDLSHWLGALITCYEIIGTPGITPVRRLINRAASLIPTPKLCLAMVVAPGTNQLAGLYIDQPEPAWEGAAKLSAKLHIKYVDQPFKQVLSVMPQMYDDIWTAAKGMYKLEPVVADGGEVIIYAPHITEFSYTHGEILAQIGYHVRDYFLKQWDKFQHYPGGVLAHSTHLKGMGTFDPIKGEQARIQVTLATGISPERCAAHNLSYRDPTTIEPAEWANHEDEGILLVPKAGEILYRLTVDC; via the coding sequence ATGATGTATTCATTAGACATAATTGACGGGACGCTTGCAGATGAGCAAGTTGCTGAATTAGTTCATGCGGCTTTAACAGATCCTCAATTAGATGGAAAGCGCATCTTGGTATTAATTCCTGATGGAACTCGTACTGCACCAATTCCCCAAATGTTTCGCTTGCTGCATCAGGAGTTGGGTAAGCGGGTGGCGGCTTTAGATTATTTAATTGCTCTGGGTACACATAATCCCATGAGTGAGTTACAAATCAATCGTTTGGTGGGTGTTACGCCGCAGGAACGCGAGACAACTTTTAAAAAAGTACAGATTTTTAACCATCTTTGGCATTTACCAGAGACTTTTATTTCTTATGGGGTAATTCCATCTGCAGAAATCGCAGAAATTAGCAATGGAATGCTAAATCAAGCAGTAGAAGTGCGCGTTAATAAGCTGGTAACTGAGTATGATTTGATTATGATTTGTGGGCCAGTATTTCCCCACGAAGTTGTTGGGTTTTCAGGAGGGAATAAATATTTTTTCCCTGGGATTGGTGGGCAAGAAGTAATTGATTTATCACACTGGTTGGGGGCTTTAATTACTTGTTATGAAATTATTGGTACGCCAGGAATTACACCTGTCAGACGTTTAATTAACCGCGCTGCTAGTCTGATTCCTACCCCGAAACTATGTTTAGCAATGGTGGTTGCACCAGGAACAAATCAGTTAGCGGGACTTTATATAGATCAACCAGAACCAGCTTGGGAAGGGGCGGCGAAATTATCAGCGAAATTGCATATTAAATATGTAGATCAGCCTTTTAAACAAGTGCTTTCTGTAATGCCCCAAATGTATGATGACATTTGGACAGCCGCTAAAGGAATGTACAAATTAGAGCCAGTTGTGGCTGATGGTGGTGAGGTAATTATCTATGCACCTCATATTACAGAATTTAGCTATACACATGGAGAAATTCTCGCCCAAATTGGCTATCATGTGCGAGATTATTTCCTAAAACAATGGGATAAATTTCAACACTATCCTGGTGGAGTGTTAGCCCATAGCACTCACTTAAAAGGTATGGGTACTTTCGATCCAATTAAGGGAGAACAAGCCCGGATTCAGGTAACTCTAGCCACTGGTATTTCCCCAGAACGCTGCGCTGCTCATAACTTGAGCTATCGCGATCCAACTACCATTGAACCAGCAGAATGGGCAAACCACGAAGATGAAGGCATTTTACTTGTACCCAAAGCCGGCGAGATACTCTATCGGTTGACTGTTGACTGTTGA
- a CDS encoding SDR family oxidoreductase yields the protein MPNLILDKLFSLQGQVAVITGGSGVLGGAIARGLGLAGARVVVLGRNQTRAEAVVKDIIANGGESLAVLADVSDRTQLEIARDAVLKDWGQIDILINAAGGNVPAATITPDATFFDMPHAAFEQVVSLNLVGTLLPSQVFGEAMVEKHQPRGCIVNISSMSAIRVISQVVGYSAAKAGIDNFTRWLAVELAQKYGAGLRVNAIAPGFFIGEQNRDLLLNPDGSLSDRGQKIIEHTPAGRFGEPEELLSTVIWLCSAGSSFINGVVVPVDGGFSIYSGV from the coding sequence ATGCCGAATTTAATATTGGATAAACTTTTTAGCCTGCAAGGTCAGGTAGCAGTAATTACAGGTGGATCGGGTGTGTTGGGTGGTGCGATCGCACGCGGGTTGGGTTTGGCTGGGGCGCGGGTGGTGGTTCTGGGGCGCAATCAGACAAGGGCGGAGGCGGTAGTTAAGGATATTATCGCTAATGGTGGGGAAAGTTTGGCAGTGCTGGCAGATGTGAGCGATCGCACGCAATTAGAAATCGCCAGAGATGCGGTTTTAAAGGATTGGGGGCAAATAGATATTTTAATTAACGCCGCTGGTGGTAATGTCCCGGCTGCCACAATTACCCCTGATGCTACTTTCTTTGATATGCCACACGCAGCTTTTGAGCAGGTGGTAAGTCTGAATTTGGTGGGGACTTTATTACCTAGCCAAGTTTTTGGTGAAGCAATGGTAGAAAAACATCAGCCTCGGGGTTGTATTGTGAATATTTCTTCGATGTCTGCTATTCGTGTAATCAGTCAGGTGGTTGGTTACTCAGCAGCGAAAGCCGGGATAGATAACTTTACGCGCTGGCTAGCTGTAGAATTGGCACAAAAATATGGAGCCGGATTGCGGGTGAATGCGATCGCACCTGGTTTTTTTATAGGCGAACAAAATCGAGATTTACTGTTAAATCCTGATGGTAGTTTAAGCGATCGCGGACAAAAAATTATTGAACATACCCCAGCCGGACGTTTTGGCGAACCAGAAGAATTACTCAGTACAGTGATTTGGTTATGCAGCGCTGGTTCTAGTTTTATCAATGGCGTAGTTGTACCTGTAGACGGTGGTTTTAGCATCTACAGCGGCGTTTAA
- the uxaC gene encoding glucuronate isomerase, translating into MLTKKRNLSSDRCFSPESVQRQIARQFFDSISTLPLVCPHGHVEPALLANPAARFGSPTELLIIPDHYIFRMLYSRGVALEALGIPTKDGTPIETDHRQIWQIFADHFYLFRGTPSGLWLKDELINVFGVDEPLNSHNAGNIYDYLEKQLALPEFSPRALFKRFNIEVLCTTDAASDNLEHHQSLHQEDFTQIRPTFRPDAVVNLDVPGWRENLAQLERAVGREISTYAAFIQALEERRAFFKKMGATATDHSAATPYTARLSDQEAEAIFARALNNKLNPGDAEQFTGHMFMEMARMSVEDGLVTQMHCGIMRNHNPAIFERFGSDKGADIPLQIEWTQNLRPLLNAYGNNQDFHLILFGLDESTYSRELAPLAGHYPAVLLGPPWWFHDSVNGMERYFNQVMETAGLYNTAGFNDDTRAFVSIPARHAVWRRVACNWLAGLVVRGLIEEEEGYDMAVAVAYDLAKNAYKLEW; encoded by the coding sequence ATGTTAACTAAAAAACGCAATTTATCAAGCGATCGCTGTTTTTCTCCAGAATCAGTACAAAGACAAATCGCGCGTCAATTTTTTGACAGCATCTCTACTCTACCCCTAGTCTGTCCGCATGGTCATGTAGAGCCAGCTTTATTAGCGAATCCCGCCGCCCGATTTGGTTCGCCAACGGAATTATTGATCATTCCTGACCACTATATTTTCCGAATGCTTTATAGTCGGGGCGTAGCTTTAGAAGCCCTCGGCATACCTACCAAAGATGGTACACCCATAGAAACTGACCATCGCCAAATTTGGCAGATATTTGCAGACCATTTTTATCTATTTCGCGGTACACCCTCTGGGTTATGGCTGAAAGATGAACTAATTAACGTCTTTGGTGTAGATGAGCCTTTAAATTCGCACAATGCTGGCAATATCTACGATTATCTCGAAAAGCAGTTAGCTTTACCGGAGTTTTCACCCCGGGCTTTATTTAAACGCTTCAATATAGAAGTGCTTTGTACCACCGATGCAGCTAGCGATAATTTAGAACACCATCAATCCTTACACCAAGAGGATTTTACCCAAATTAGACCGACTTTTCGACCAGATGCAGTTGTCAACCTAGACGTTCCTGGATGGCGGGAAAATCTTGCTCAGTTAGAAAGGGCTGTAGGTAGAGAAATTAGTACTTACGCTGCTTTTATCCAAGCTTTAGAAGAACGTCGGGCTTTCTTTAAAAAAATGGGTGCCACAGCTACTGACCACAGTGCTGCTACACCTTATACCGCACGCCTATCTGACCAAGAAGCCGAAGCTATCTTTGCCAGAGCCTTAAATAACAAGCTCAATCCCGGTGATGCAGAGCAGTTTACTGGTCATATGTTCATGGAAATGGCGCGGATGAGTGTGGAAGATGGTTTAGTTACGCAGATGCATTGCGGTATTATGCGTAACCATAACCCAGCTATCTTTGAGCGATTTGGGTCTGATAAAGGTGCAGATATACCTTTACAAATTGAGTGGACGCAAAATCTGCGTCCGTTGTTGAATGCTTATGGTAATAATCAAGACTTCCATTTAATTCTGTTTGGCTTGGATGAAAGCACATATAGCCGGGAGTTAGCGCCACTAGCTGGGCATTATCCGGCTGTATTGCTTGGGCCGCCCTGGTGGTTTCACGATAGCGTTAATGGTATGGAACGCTACTTCAATCAGGTGATGGAAACTGCGGGACTTTACAATACGGCTGGGTTTAACGATGATACACGCGCTTTCGTTTCTATTCCTGCCCGTCACGCTGTTTGGCGGCGTGTAGCTTGTAATTGGTTAGCAGGGTTGGTAGTACGGGGGTTAATTGAGGAAGAGGAAGGCTATGACATGGCTGTGGCTGTAGCTTATGACCTCGCGAAGAATGCTTATAAATTGGAGTGGTGA
- a CDS encoding LacI family DNA-binding transcriptional regulator yields MSKRKISIEDIARKAGVSHTTVSRALRDSSLISAKVREEIKQLAREMGYVPNGIAQSLQTQRTNTIGVVVTSIADPFFAEVIEGIEQIAKSSGLSVLLSTSHRNVEQEIAAIDNFYRRRVDGILVADSRITTNHSQQIGTIAAPTVFINSQTANQPQSFHSVRIDDYLGARLAVQHLVSLGHTSIGYLGVGDRSLSNQLRQEGYQTVLSEANLPQIDDWIAIREEDHTRTSDVVTGQQMLPQLVKAGVTSIFCYNDMVAVGALLACKKLGISVPLDLSLVGFDGIALGGYITPPLTTIRQPMLEIGRVAMQMLLDLLQDKTVENRILSPYLIERGSTARRG; encoded by the coding sequence ATGAGCAAAAGAAAAATCTCCATAGAAGATATTGCTCGGAAAGCAGGTGTTTCGCATACCACGGTGTCACGTGCTTTGCGAGATAGTTCTTTAATTAGCGCCAAAGTACGAGAAGAAATTAAACAACTAGCGCGAGAAATGGGCTATGTTCCCAATGGGATTGCTCAAAGCTTACAAACTCAAAGAACTAATACCATTGGGGTAGTAGTCACTTCCATTGCAGATCCTTTTTTTGCGGAGGTTATAGAAGGAATAGAACAAATAGCTAAATCTTCAGGTTTAAGTGTATTGTTAAGTACTTCCCACCGAAATGTTGAGCAAGAAATAGCAGCGATTGATAACTTTTATCGTCGCCGAGTAGACGGTATTTTAGTAGCGGATTCCCGAATTACTACCAACCATAGCCAGCAAATAGGGACAATAGCTGCACCCACAGTTTTTATTAATAGCCAAACTGCTAACCAACCCCAATCCTTTCACTCAGTCAGAATAGATGATTACTTAGGTGCTAGGTTAGCTGTACAGCATTTAGTCAGTTTAGGACATACTTCTATAGGGTACTTGGGTGTAGGCGATCGCAGTTTATCAAATCAGTTACGCCAAGAAGGTTATCAAACGGTTCTAAGTGAAGCTAATCTACCACAGATAGATGATTGGATAGCAATTAGAGAAGAAGATCATACCAGAACCAGTGATGTTGTCACCGGACAACAGATGTTACCTCAGTTAGTCAAAGCTGGTGTAACAAGCATCTTTTGTTACAACGATATGGTAGCAGTAGGCGCGCTTTTAGCTTGTAAAAAATTAGGTATTTCCGTACCTCTAGATTTAAGTTTAGTAGGATTTGACGGTATTGCTTTAGGGGGTTATATTACTCCACCACTAACAACAATTCGCCAGCCAATGTTAGAAATTGGTCGTGTTGCCATGCAAATGTTACTTGATTTATTGCAGGATAAAACTGTAGAAAATCGGATTTTATCGCCTTATTTAATTGAACGAGGAAGTACGGCGAGGCGAGGTTAG
- a CDS encoding gluconokinase: MIILVMGVSGSGKTTIGKLLAEVLSWTFSDADSFHSPENVAKMRSGIPLTEADRKPWLQDLQTAIKTWLQNNQNVVLACSALKDSYRQVLLVDSNLVKIVYLKGSYELIQKRLQERQNHYMSATLLDSQFHTLEEPLDALCMDVAESPQVIVHNIRTALGV, encoded by the coding sequence ATGATCATTCTGGTAATGGGTGTTTCTGGTTCTGGTAAGACTACCATCGGAAAGCTGCTAGCAGAAGTTTTAAGCTGGACATTTAGCGATGCTGACAGTTTTCATTCCCCAGAGAATGTAGCAAAAATGCGGAGTGGTATCCCCTTAACGGAAGCTGACAGAAAACCTTGGTTGCAAGATTTGCAAACAGCTATTAAAACCTGGCTACAAAACAATCAAAATGTGGTCTTAGCTTGTTCAGCGTTAAAAGATAGCTATCGTCAAGTTTTGTTGGTAGATAGCAACCTCGTAAAAATAGTTTACCTCAAAGGGTCTTATGAGTTAATCCAAAAGCGCTTGCAAGAGCGCCAAAATCATTATATGAGTGCAACTCTATTGGATAGCCAATTTCATACTCTCGAAGAACCATTAGATGCCTTATGTATGGATGTTGCAGAGTCACCGCAAGTAATTGTGCACAATATTAGAACAGCTTTGGGGGTTTAG
- a CDS encoding inositol oxygenase family protein, protein MSQTLNIMNQVENNPLDSLEEWEEDVLNRYPNPESIVKAGKTTAEYRNYQTTNRDSVKEFYRLNHVNQTYNFVLEKKAEFLQFNQREMTVWDAVEFLNQLVDDSDPDTDLDQLQHLLQTSEAIRADGHPDWMVLTGFFHDMGKVLCLFGEPQWATVGDTYPVGCAFSEKIVFAEFFQENPDYNNPKYNTKYGIYEPNCGLSNVQMSWGHDEYFYQMMKPYLPEPALYILRYHSFYPQHRENAYEHLMNQRDREMFKWVKLFNPYDLYSKNPNPPNWQELRPYYEDLVTKYLPATLKF, encoded by the coding sequence ATGTCTCAGACACTCAATATTATGAATCAAGTGGAAAATAATCCCTTGGATTCTCTAGAAGAATGGGAAGAAGATGTACTGAATCGCTATCCCAATCCGGAAAGCATAGTTAAAGCGGGTAAAACAACTGCAGAATACAGAAATTATCAAACAACTAATAGAGATTCAGTTAAAGAGTTTTATCGCTTAAATCATGTTAACCAAACATACAACTTTGTGCTTGAGAAAAAGGCAGAGTTTTTGCAGTTTAATCAGCGAGAAATGACGGTTTGGGATGCGGTGGAATTTTTAAATCAATTGGTTGATGATTCCGATCCAGATACAGATTTAGATCAGTTACAGCACTTATTGCAAACATCAGAAGCTATTCGTGCTGATGGACATCCTGATTGGATGGTATTAACTGGCTTCTTTCACGATATGGGGAAGGTGCTGTGTTTATTTGGCGAACCCCAATGGGCGACTGTAGGCGATACTTATCCTGTGGGTTGTGCATTCTCCGAGAAAATTGTCTTCGCGGAATTCTTTCAAGAAAATCCTGATTACAATAACCCGAAATATAACACCAAGTATGGTATTTATGAGCCGAATTGTGGATTAAGTAATGTCCAGATGTCATGGGGTCATGATGAATATTTTTATCAGATGATGAAACCCTATTTACCTGAACCCGCTTTGTATATTCTGCGTTATCACTCCTTTTATCCACAACATCGAGAAAATGCCTACGAACATTTAATGAATCAGCGCGATCGCGAAATGTTCAAGTGGGTAAAATTATTCAATCCTTATGATTTGTATTCCAAAAACCCCAATCCGCCAAATTGGCAAGAACTCAGACCATATTATGAAGATTTAGTGACTAAGTATTTACCTGCTACTTTAAAATTCTAA
- a CDS encoding ABC transporter substrate-binding protein yields the protein MRRIATAASIISLISSTLAACTNVSRYSTNAIAQNQGQQNSPLRSLGVSLGDLGNPFFVAMAKGSESQARKIAGNNLKLSIVSSGFDLNQQFNQIENFVAADADLIILSAVDNKGIKPAIDNARRAGKTVIAVDAAVDAKVDATISSNNLQAGEIACQYIGDRLQGKGNVVILNSIPMDSVIQRVNGCQKALAKYPNIKILSKDQNAEGSRDGGLRVMSDLLTTFPKIDAVFATNDQSGVGADLAARQARRKEFFIVGVDGGPDAVKAMTTKDSLFAATAAQDPVGMAAKAVDVGNDILQGKRPSNPNILIPVKLVTQENISSYQGW from the coding sequence ATGAGGAGAATTGCGACCGCAGCTAGTATCATCAGCCTAATCAGCAGTACTTTGGCAGCTTGTACCAACGTCTCGCGCTACAGCACAAACGCGATCGCCCAAAATCAGGGCCAGCAAAATTCCCCATTGCGATCGCTTGGTGTCAGTCTGGGCGATTTGGGAAATCCCTTCTTTGTGGCTATGGCTAAGGGTTCTGAGTCCCAAGCTAGGAAAATAGCTGGTAACAATCTGAAATTGAGTATAGTTTCCAGCGGCTTTGATTTAAATCAGCAATTTAACCAAATTGAAAATTTCGTGGCTGCTGATGCTGACTTAATTATTCTCAGTGCGGTAGATAATAAAGGGATTAAACCTGCTATTGATAATGCTAGACGAGCCGGAAAGACAGTCATAGCTGTAGATGCGGCTGTTGATGCTAAGGTAGATGCCACAATTAGTTCTAATAATCTGCAAGCTGGAGAAATTGCTTGTCAATATATTGGCGATCGCTTGCAAGGTAAAGGCAACGTCGTCATCCTCAACAGTATACCGATGGATTCAGTCATTCAGCGCGTGAATGGTTGCCAAAAGGCATTAGCTAAATATCCTAATATCAAAATCCTTTCCAAAGACCAAAACGCTGAAGGAAGCCGGGACGGAGGATTACGAGTCATGAGCGATTTACTAACAACCTTCCCCAAAATAGATGCAGTTTTCGCTACCAACGATCAAAGTGGCGTTGGCGCAGACTTAGCAGCGAGACAAGCTAGGCGCAAAGAATTTTTTATCGTTGGGGTTGACGGTGGCCCGGATGCAGTCAAAGCCATGACCACCAAAGATAGCTTATTTGCAGCAACTGCAGCTCAAGATCCAGTCGGGATGGCTGCAAAAGCTGTGGATGTTGGTAACGACATCCTACAGGGCAAAAGACCGAGTAATCCCAATATTTTGATTCCAGTCAAGCTGGTAACGCAAGAGAACATTAGCAGTTACCAAGGGTGGTGA
- a CDS encoding ABC transporter substrate-binding protein: MNVNRIAIVASLLGIVSTTLSGCISPNISRNSTNAIGANGNHQGKLKAVGVTVGDLSNPFFVLMGKGAESEAKKIGGNDVRVTVVSSGYDLNQQFNQIENFVAANTDLIVLNAADSKGIRPAVDKARQAGTVVIAVDTAVDAQVDATVTTNNLQAGEVACQYIADRLKGKGNVVIVNGPPVTSVIQRVNGCENTLAKYPNIKILSKNQNAEGSRDGGLRVMSDLLVTFPKIDAVFAINDPSGVGVDLAANQAKRKEFFIVGVDGAPEAINAIASKKSLYAATATQNPRGMTQKAVQVGNDILQGKKPSNPNILIPVKLITQDNVSTFPGW, from the coding sequence ATGAACGTAAATAGGATTGCAATAGTAGCCAGTCTATTAGGTATCGTTAGCACAACCCTTAGTGGCTGTATTAGTCCTAATATTTCTCGGAATAGCACAAATGCTATAGGTGCTAACGGCAATCATCAGGGAAAATTAAAAGCTGTTGGTGTTACCGTTGGCGATTTAAGTAACCCGTTCTTTGTGCTGATGGGTAAAGGTGCTGAAAGCGAAGCCAAGAAAATTGGCGGTAATGATGTCAGAGTGACTGTAGTTTCTAGCGGTTATGACCTCAACCAGCAATTTAACCAAATTGAAAATTTCGTGGCTGCAAATACTGACTTAATCGTCTTGAATGCGGCTGATAGTAAAGGTATTAGACCTGCAGTTGATAAAGCAAGACAAGCAGGTACAGTTGTAATTGCGGTAGATACAGCAGTTGACGCTCAAGTTGATGCCACTGTTACCACCAATAATTTGCAAGCTGGAGAAGTTGCTTGCCAGTATATTGCCGATCGCCTAAAAGGTAAAGGTAATGTCGTCATCGTCAACGGCCCGCCAGTTACTTCAGTAATTCAGCGAGTCAATGGTTGCGAAAATACCTTAGCTAAATATCCCAATATTAAAATCCTTTCAAAAAACCAGAACGCCGAAGGTAGCAGAGATGGGGGATTGAGAGTCATGAGTGATTTACTAGTTACCTTCCCCAAAATAGATGCAGTCTTTGCCATTAACGACCCCAGTGGCGTAGGTGTAGACTTAGCAGCTAACCAAGCTAAACGCAAAGAATTTTTCATCGTCGGGGTTGATGGTGCGCCAGAAGCAATTAATGCGATCGCATCCAAAAAAAGTCTTTATGCAGCCACAGCCACCCAAAACCCCAGAGGAATGACGCAAAAAGCTGTTCAAGTGGGCAATGACATTTTACAGGGTAAAAAACCGAGCAATCCTAACATTCTTATTCCTGTGAAGTTAATTACTCAAGACAACGTCAGCACCTTCCCAGGGTGGTGA
- a CDS encoding sugar ABC transporter ATP-binding protein yields the protein MTTDFQRIPNAPTTTPVLEMQGITKRFHGVPALQNVNLTIYPGEVHALMGENGAGKSTLMKILAGAYIADEGEIHINGKPIKITDPGTARQAGINLIYQELNVAPNLTVTENMFMGSELQKGQFLDRPGMEREATQVLQSLGASFSPNTIVGTLSIAEQQQVEIARALKDNSRVLVMDEPTAALSDRETERLFEVIRKLRNDGIAIIYISHRMEEIYALADRISVLRDGQYIGSLTREEISPQRLVQMMVGRPMQDFYEHQRQTQVGPVVLEVRNISDGRKVKPASLQIHAGEIVGLAGLVGAGRTEVSRLIFGADRKATGEVFLDGKKLEINSPSDAITAGIGYVPEDRKDQGLFLEMSSRKNIALNRLKQDANAGIVNWGSVNKIATDAVENFQIRLANLEIRAVDLSGGNQQKLLLARWLAIKPKVLMLDEPTRGVDIGAKSEIYRIMSELAAQGIAILMVSSELPEVVGMSDRVLVMREGQLVGELDGSPGKEISQENIMHYATGAAEVLAS from the coding sequence ATGACAACCGATTTCCAAAGAATACCCAATGCACCAACCACCACCCCGGTGTTGGAAATGCAAGGAATAACAAAACGATTTCATGGTGTACCTGCTCTCCAAAATGTTAATCTCACAATTTATCCGGGAGAAGTTCACGCCCTGATGGGGGAGAACGGTGCAGGGAAAAGTACATTGATGAAAATTCTGGCTGGGGCTTACATAGCCGATGAAGGGGAGATTCACATCAATGGTAAACCGATAAAAATTACCGATCCAGGGACAGCGCGACAGGCGGGTATTAATCTCATCTATCAAGAACTGAACGTTGCACCCAATTTAACCGTTACCGAAAATATGTTTATGGGTAGCGAGTTGCAAAAAGGTCAGTTTTTAGACCGCCCAGGTATGGAACGGGAAGCAACGCAAGTACTGCAAAGTTTGGGCGCTAGTTTTTCACCCAATACTATAGTCGGTACGCTCTCAATTGCGGAACAACAACAGGTAGAAATTGCCAGGGCGCTAAAAGATAATAGCCGCGTTTTGGTAATGGATGAACCCACAGCCGCCTTATCAGACCGGGAAACGGAACGTTTATTTGAGGTAATTCGCAAACTCCGCAATGATGGCATTGCCATTATCTATATCAGTCACCGCATGGAAGAAATCTATGCTTTAGCTGACCGTATTAGTGTACTGCGTGATGGGCAATATATTGGCAGTTTGACAAGGGAAGAAATTTCGCCGCAACGCTTGGTGCAGATGATGGTTGGTCGTCCTATGCAGGATTTTTACGAACACCAACGCCAAACCCAAGTCGGCCCGGTAGTGCTGGAAGTCAGAAATATCAGCGATGGACGCAAGGTTAAACCCGCTAGTTTACAAATTCATGCTGGCGAAATTGTTGGTTTAGCTGGGCTAGTTGGTGCTGGACGCACAGAAGTATCCCGGCTAATTTTTGGCGCTGATCGCAAAGCCACTGGAGAAGTCTTCCTTGATGGCAAAAAACTCGAAATTAATAGCCCTAGTGATGCTATTACTGCAGGAATTGGTTACGTTCCCGAAGACCGCAAAGACCAGGGTTTATTTTTAGAAATGAGTTCCCGCAAAAATATTGCCCTGAATCGCCTCAAGCAAGATGCTAACGCTGGCATAGTTAACTGGGGTTCAGTGAATAAAATTGCCACAGATGCAGTCGAAAACTTTCAAATCCGGCTAGCGAATTTAGAAATTCGCGCCGTGGATCTTTCCGGTGGGAACCAGCAGAAACTTTTACTAGCGCGTTGGCTAGCGATTAAGCCCAAAGTATTGATGTTGGATGAACCGACACGCGGTGTAGATATTGGTGCCAAAAGCGAAATCTACCGGATTATGAGCGAACTTGCAGCCCAAGGTATCGCTATTTTAATGGTTTCCAGCGAATTACCCGAGGTTGTGGGCATGAGCGATCGCGTTTTAGTTATGCGAGAAGGGCAGTTAGTTGGTGAACTTGACGGTAGCCCAGGTAAAGAAATCTCCCAAGAAAACATTATGCACTATGCCACAGGAGCAGCAGAGGTATTAGCATCATGA